The following proteins come from a genomic window of Mammaliicoccus sp. Marseille-Q6498:
- a CDS encoding DUF1002 domain-containing protein has protein sequence MKNLKIYIFSFLTVLLISTILYPKQQAKAVTQEAWDNAVTVYGASLENNASAKNTTSNLLGTKNSDKVTYVNADDLNKYLNMQSSNDVLKSSIRITKTSEGSGLNLTINQDQGKITKVTEDTYKNALMTAGIQDADVTIASSEDVTGESALAGVYKAFEAQGEKVDANKTKVAQEELSTINQIASENQGQEGFSQSQLNKTIAESKQAVAEKSGNVSVTEITNIVNQKIEDNGLTNIVNNNQINMIVNVIDKAQQNGSFSGENAKKFINSSKDYVNNLVKSDDFKNAKKKAEDIGNNVKDKLQDQGFWDKIVNAIKDIFNAIANLFK, from the coding sequence ATGAAAAATCTTAAAATTTACATTTTTTCATTTTTAACCGTTTTACTAATATCTACAATTTTATATCCAAAACAACAAGCAAAAGCAGTAACACAAGAAGCGTGGGATAATGCTGTAACTGTATATGGTGCATCTTTAGAAAATAATGCTTCAGCAAAAAATACAACATCTAATTTATTAGGTACTAAAAATAGTGATAAAGTCACATACGTAAACGCAGATGATTTAAACAAGTATTTAAACATGCAATCATCAAATGATGTTTTAAAATCAAGCATTCGTATCACTAAAACTTCTGAAGGTAGCGGTTTAAACTTAACAATTAATCAAGATCAAGGAAAAATCACGAAAGTAACTGAAGATACTTATAAAAATGCCTTGATGACAGCAGGTATCCAAGATGCTGACGTAACAATTGCTTCAAGTGAAGACGTTACAGGTGAAAGTGCATTAGCAGGTGTTTATAAAGCATTCGAAGCACAAGGTGAAAAAGTAGACGCAAACAAAACAAAAGTAGCACAAGAAGAACTTTCAACAATTAACCAAATAGCAAGTGAAAATCAAGGTCAAGAAGGTTTCTCACAATCACAATTAAATAAAACAATAGCAGAATCAAAACAAGCAGTTGCTGAAAAATCAGGAAATGTTTCTGTTACTGAAATTACAAACATCGTAAATCAAAAAATAGAAGATAACGGACTAACAAACATCGTAAACAATAACCAAATCAATATGATCGTTAACGTTATAGATAAAGCACAACAAAATGGTTCATTCAGTGGCGAAAACGCTAAAAAATTCATAAACAGCTCTAAAGATTATGTTAACAACTTAGTAAAATCAGATGACTTTAAAAATGCTAAGAAAAAAGCAGAAGACATAGGTAATAATGTAAAAGACAAATTACAAGACCAAGGATTCTGGGATAAAATCGTAAATGCAATTAAAGACATCTTTAATGCAATAGCTAACTTATTTAAATAA
- a CDS encoding DNA/RNA non-specific endonuclease, with translation MRTVKILLSIILATIVLTGCDIGDAIKDEATKELKLQSKKALKDLKNETFSKSTPKIKNSKDDLSLINADTNDENYAFINDNKTSLSKADQELINQKGNSEFWALYSDLDRLGRGGKVTALVTYQAVLNNSSSVKERPQFDSNVHLAGEYKDGTYDAIKQTWKGTQSNNQILQLEGYRGYIYNKSHSLAWSLGGDMETHNLTLGTRAQNVGSNRGSEGGGMGYPETQVRNAVHNKPETKVFYDVTPVYKNDELLPRGSHVRAYSINDNGKTVNLNVWIANKQQGVNINYENGTYTY, from the coding sequence ATGAGAACGGTCAAAATTCTGTTATCTATAATACTAGCCACTATTGTATTAACTGGTTGTGATATAGGTGACGCCATCAAAGATGAAGCAACGAAGGAATTAAAATTACAATCTAAAAAAGCGTTAAAAGATTTAAAAAATGAAACTTTTAGTAAATCAACGCCTAAAATCAAAAACAGTAAAGATGATTTGTCGCTAATTAATGCAGATACGAATGACGAAAATTATGCGTTTATTAATGATAATAAAACATCTTTATCAAAAGCAGATCAAGAACTCATTAATCAAAAAGGGAATTCTGAATTTTGGGCATTATATTCTGATTTAGACCGATTAGGACGTGGTGGAAAAGTTACAGCCTTAGTTACATATCAAGCAGTATTAAACAACTCATCTAGCGTTAAAGAGAGACCTCAATTTGATTCGAATGTACATTTAGCTGGTGAATATAAAGACGGTACATACGACGCTATAAAGCAAACGTGGAAAGGCACACAGTCAAACAATCAAATATTGCAACTAGAAGGATATAGAGGGTATATCTATAATAAATCACATTCACTTGCCTGGTCCTTAGGTGGCGACATGGAAACACACAACCTAACATTAGGAACTAGAGCGCAGAATGTAGGATCAAATAGAGGATCTGAAGGTGGTGGAATGGGTTATCCTGAAACACAAGTAAGAAATGCAGTACATAATAAACCTGAAACTAAAGTCTTCTATGACGTTACTCCTGTTTATAAAAATGATGAATTGCTACCTAGAGGATCGCACGTCCGAGCTTATTCAATAAATGACAACGGTAAAACGGTCAATTTGAATGTGTGGATAGCCAATAAACAACAAGGTGTTAATATTAATTATGAAAATGGAACATATACATATTAA
- a CDS encoding alanine/glycine:cation symporter family protein produces the protein MKNFDSYIPSWFHDFVQWGNDLIWTQNLIFLLLLAGIFFTISSKVVQLRWLPEMFRVIFEKPETLEDGKKGISSFQAFAISAASRVGTGNIAGVATAIVLGGPGAVFWMWVIAFIGAASAFFEATLAQVYKVKDEAGGFRGGPAYYIERGLGQKWLGVIFAILITVTFAFVFNTVQSNTIAASLNEQYEFSNVTTGIILAIITALVIFGGVRSIATVSSFIVPIMAVGYIAVVGYILIVNIDQVIPMLQNIVRSAFGLHPAFGGAIGFALMQGIKRGLFSNEAGMGSAANAAATAAVSHPVKQGLIQSLGVFFDTLIICSATAIMLLLYTDLQFGPDAPQGVAVTQQALTTHIGEFGGIFLTIAVFMFAFSSIIGNYYYGQSNIEYLTKNKFIMFIFRLFVVAMVFVGSVVKVQTVWSTADLFMGLMAIINIVALFGLATVVFEVTKDYRAQRKRKLNPVFKIENINANYSNIESWGTNPYSRQQDKDTQEKNNTHVEQNVDSNSTEHVDDKEVENETFNKENQDVNRDNDQIDHGKHEDTDHKE, from the coding sequence TTGAAGAACTTTGATAGTTATATCCCAAGTTGGTTTCATGACTTTGTGCAATGGGGTAATGATTTAATTTGGACACAGAATTTAATATTCTTACTGTTATTAGCAGGTATATTCTTTACAATAAGTTCTAAAGTTGTTCAACTAAGATGGTTGCCAGAAATGTTTAGAGTCATTTTTGAAAAACCAGAAACGCTTGAAGATGGCAAAAAAGGTATTTCTTCTTTCCAAGCCTTTGCAATTAGTGCAGCTTCTCGTGTTGGTACAGGTAATATTGCAGGTGTTGCAACAGCTATCGTATTAGGTGGACCTGGTGCGGTATTCTGGATGTGGGTTATTGCTTTTATCGGTGCAGCAAGTGCATTCTTTGAAGCTACATTAGCACAAGTATACAAAGTTAAAGATGAAGCAGGTGGATTTAGAGGTGGACCTGCCTACTACATAGAACGTGGTTTAGGGCAAAAATGGTTAGGTGTTATTTTTGCAATATTAATCACAGTAACATTCGCATTTGTATTTAATACAGTTCAATCTAATACAATCGCTGCATCTTTAAATGAACAATATGAGTTTTCAAATGTAACAACAGGTATTATTTTAGCCATTATTACGGCATTAGTTATTTTTGGTGGTGTAAGAAGTATTGCAACGGTATCATCATTTATCGTTCCAATAATGGCAGTTGGATATATTGCTGTTGTTGGTTATATTCTGATCGTAAATATAGATCAAGTTATACCAATGTTACAAAATATCGTAAGAAGTGCATTTGGTTTACACCCTGCATTCGGTGGGGCAATTGGTTTTGCTTTAATGCAAGGTATTAAAAGAGGTTTATTCTCGAATGAAGCTGGTATGGGTTCTGCAGCAAACGCAGCAGCTACAGCAGCAGTAAGTCACCCAGTTAAACAAGGTTTAATTCAATCTTTAGGTGTATTCTTTGATACATTGATAATCTGTTCAGCAACAGCAATTATGCTATTGTTATATACTGATTTACAATTCGGTCCAGATGCCCCACAAGGTGTTGCAGTAACGCAACAAGCTTTAACGACTCATATAGGTGAGTTTGGTGGAATCTTCTTAACAATTGCAGTATTCATGTTTGCCTTCTCCTCAATTATAGGTAACTATTATTATGGACAATCAAACATAGAATATTTAACTAAAAATAAATTTATTATGTTTATATTTAGATTGTTTGTTGTAGCAATGGTATTTGTTGGTTCAGTAGTTAAAGTTCAAACTGTTTGGAGTACAGCAGATTTATTTATGGGACTTATGGCAATTATTAATATCGTTGCGTTATTCGGATTAGCTACAGTAGTATTTGAAGTAACTAAAGACTACAGAGCACAAAGAAAACGTAAACTTAATCCTGTATTTAAAATAGAAAATATCAATGCAAACTATAGTAATATTGAATCATGGGGAACTAATCCTTATAGTAGACAACAAGATAAAGACACTCAAGAAAAGAATAATACTCATGTTGAGCAAAATGTAGATTCAAACTCAACAGAACATGTTGATGATAAAGAAGTTGAAAATGAAACATTCAATAAAGAAAACCAAGATGTTAACCGTGATAACGATCAAATCGATCATGGAAAACATGAAGATACAGATCATAAAGAATAG